The Candidatus Equadaptatus faecalis genomic sequence ACCATGACCTCTTTCGGCTGCCCGATGCGCTGTCAGTACTGCGCTTCGTCGCTGCTCTGGCCCGTTCACGTTCACCGCACAGCGGAAGAAATCCTTGCGGAAATTGAATTTGAAGCGTCACTCGGCATTGAAAATATCGCTTTTTACGACGACGCTCTGCTGATTCAGAAAGAAAAATATTTCTACCCGCTCGCAAACGCCGTTAAAACGCGCTTTAACGGAAACCTTGCGCTTCACACGCCGAACGGCCTGCACGTGAGGGAGATAGACTCAGAATGTGCGGAAACGTTAAACTCGGCGAATTTTCAGACGCTCCGCCTGTCGCTTGAAAGCATTGACCCTGACATTGCGCGCGCAAGCTCGGGAAAAGTTGAAAGACAGCAGTACAAAACAGCCGTTAAAAATCTGCTCGCCGCCGGCTACACGCCGAAAGACTGCGAAACCTACATTCTTCTCGGACTTCCCAGACAGAGCCTGCAGTCAGTAAAGGAAACGATAGACTTCGCACGGGACTGCGGAGGCACGCCGAAGCTCGCCGAATTTTCGCCAATTCCGGGCACTCCGCTCTTTGAGGAAGCGGCGAAAAAAATTCCCGCCCTCCGCAGCGAACCGCTGCTTCAAAACAACAGCGTTTATTCAAGCTTCGTCTCGCACATGATGAGCGAAGAAATCCTGCAGGAACTCAAAGATTATTCAAGAAGAAAATAAACCGCCAAAAATACGCAGTGGCGCGGATATTTGTTCCGGGTCATTTTTCGTTGTCCAATAACAGGCAGAAATCTGTAAAATATTGTTCGCTATTTTTCGCAGAATAAATTTGGATAATTTTGACTAAAACACCTAAGCACAGTATTTACAACGCTTTACGGCTTATTGACACACTTTTTGCAATAAAAAAGCAAAAAAATAATTTCTTTTGCATTTCTTTTTCATTTTTTTGTTTTTTTATTTCCGAATAAGTTCCGAACGCAGTTTCTAACTGACTTTTTCGTTATCCTGTTACAAATTTCTTTTAGTGTATCATTTCAGTAAATATGACATAAAGCCTTGATATTACTATGTTTTTCAGCAGTTCTTCGTTCTGCGTTCGCGGCATGTTACAAATTTCTTATTCCATGAACATTACAGTACAGAAGGGAATGAGATTTGCCGCTGGTTTTATTTACGGCTTTTCTTCCCGATTAACGTCAGAAATACGCGGTGGGTTTGCCGGAACTTTCTTTGCCGCCTGTTTCCCGGAGGACGTTTTGAGGGTACCTTCTACGCATTA encodes the following:
- a CDS encoding radical SAM protein, which gives rise to MTTSELLTLSGKKILAVNPPVEDFAFFDLWSKPLGLLYLLEKLKGKNEVVFIDCIHEGAVKEKSFGREKIAETEIEKPQVYAEVKRKYRRFGMSDTAFQARLESCGEPDLILVTSVMTYWYGGVKHAIEILKRHFPNTPLYLGGIYARLCPEHAATLGADEVLTDFWLPDAPHPAFELYEKPPYGITMTSFGCPMRCQYCASSLLWPVHVHRTAEEILAEIEFEASLGIENIAFYDDALLIQKEKYFYPLANAVKTRFNGNLALHTPNGLHVREIDSECAETLNSANFQTLRLSLESIDPDIARASSGKVERQQYKTAVKNLLAAGYTPKDCETYILLGLPRQSLQSVKETIDFARDCGGTPKLAEFSPIPGTPLFEEAAKKIPALRSEPLLQNNSVYSSFVSHMMSEEILQELKDYSRRK